The following DNA comes from Bradyrhizobium sp. SK17.
TCGCAGATCGGCACGCCGATGCGCACGCCGCGCACCGTCACCGGGCCCGGCGCCGGGCCGCGGGCGAACAGCCGCTTCTCGTCGAACACGCCGTAATTCGGCAGATTGGCCTTGAAGCGCAACGCGGCGATGCGGCCGCCGTCGAGCAGCGCGCAGGCATTGTAAAGCTTGCCGTCATCGACCCAGGGCGTGCCGATCAGCATGGCCGGCCCGCCATCGGCGGTCTCACGCGCCAGTTCCTCGATCGCGGCGCGGCAGGCCGACTGGAACGCCGGCTTGAGCACCAGGTCCTCCGGCGGATAGCCGGCGATGAACAGCTCCGAGAGCACGACGAGATCGGCGCCGTCGGCTTTCGCCTTGTCGCGCGCGAGGCGCGCCTTCGCGGCGTTGCCGGCGACGTCACCGACCGTCGGGTTGAGTTGCGCCAGGGTGATCTTGATCTGTTGTTCGCTCATACCGTTATGTTGTCCCGCACAAGAGCAAACTTCAATCTGCTTGGATTAGAACGCGCCCATGCGTTCAGCGAGGGCGAACAGCCAGAACAGCCCGGCCATGATCAGCGCGACGCCGACGGCGGCCGATCCCATGTCCTTGACCCGCCCGATCTGCGGATCGTGATCGAGGGTCAGGCGGTCGGCGAGCTTCTCGATCGCAGTGTTGAGCAGCTCGATCACAAGCACCAGTACCACGGTCGCAACCAATTCGACCCGGCGCATCACGGTGGCGCCGACCAGCCAGGCCAGCGGCACCGACAGCACCAGCGCCACCACCTCCTCGCGGATAGCCTGCTCCGAGCGGATGGCGAATGCCAGCCCGTTGCGCGAGTTGATGGTGGCTCGCCAGAACCTCAGCAAGTCACTGCCCTCAAGTCACCGCCCTCACCTGCCCCAAATCACAAGCCCGCGGCGGCCGGCATCGGTTTGACCTTGCCGGCGCGCTCCTGCTTCAGGAGCTCGGCGATCAGGAAGGCCATGTCGATCGACTGTTCGGCATTGAGACGCGGATCGCAGACCGTGTGGTAGCGGTCGTTGAGATCCTCGTCGGTGATGGCGCGCGCGCCGCCGATGCATTCGGTGACATCCTGCCCGGTCATCTCCAGATGCACGCCGCCGGCATGGGTGCCCTCGGCGGCATGGATCGCGAAGAACGACTTCACCTCCGCCAGCACGCGGTCGAACGGCCGCGTCTTGTAGCCCGAGGTCGAGGTGATGGTGTTGCCGTGCATCGGATCGCACGACCACACCACGACGCGGCCCTCGCGCTGCACGGCGCGGATCAGACCGGGCAGATGGTCGCCGACCTTGTCGGCGCCGAACCGGTTGATCAGGGTCAGCCGTCCCGGCTCATTGTCGGGATTGAGGATGTCGATCAGCTTCAAGAGCTCGTCCGGCTTCAGCGACGGGCCGCATTTCAGGCCGATCGGGTTCTTGATGCCGCGGAAATACTCCACATGGCCGTGATCGAGCTGGCGGGTGCGGTCGCCGATCCAGATCATGTGGCCTGATGTCGCGTACCAGTCGCCGGTGGTGGAATCGACCCGCGTCATCGCCTGCTCGTAGCCGAGCAGCAGCGCCTCGTGGCTGGTGTAGAAATCGGTGGCGCGTAGCTCCGGATGGCTCTCCAGATCGAGGCCGCAGGCGCGCATGAAGTTCAGCGCGTCCGAGATGCGGTCGGCCAGTTCCTTGTAGCGGCGGGACTGCGGCGAATCCTTCAGGAAGCCGAGCATCCACTGATGCACGCTGCCGAGATTGGCGAAGCCGCCGGTGGCGAAGGCGCGCAGCAGGTTCAGCGTCGCCGCGGATTGCCGATAGGCCATCAGCTGGCGCTGCGGATCGGGGATACGCGCTTCCGCCGTGAAGGCGATGTCGTTGACGATGTCGCCGCGATAGCTCGGCAGCTCGACGTCGCCCTGCTTCTCGGTCGGCGACGAACGCGGTTTGGCGAATTGCCCGGCGATGCGGCCGACCTTCACCACCGGCAGCGCGCCGGCATAGGTCATGACCACGGCCATTTGCAGCAGCACGCGGAAGAAGTCGCGGATATTGTTGGCGCCGTGCTCGGCGAAGCTCTCGGCACAGTCGCCGCCCTGCAACAGGAAGGCCTCGCCGGCCGCGACCCGGCCGAGCGCCCTTTTCAGGTTGCGCGCCTCGCCCGCGAACACCAGCGGCGGAAAGGTCGCCAGCTGCGCCTCGACATCGGCCAATGCCTTGGCATCGGGATAATCGGGCACCTGAAGCACCTTCTTGGCGCGCCAGCTATCGGGTGTCCACCGCTCGGACATGAGGTCAACTCCTGAGCAAAAACCGCGACTTAATCGCGGGCATAGCGAAAGCCCGGCTTATACACAGGCCCCCGGCCTCCGGCTAGAAGGATTCCTGCAATCGCGTCAAGCTCTTGCAGGAGAATGCGAATTCGCATTTGCTGGACCATACCATGAATGCCGGGGAAATCGCCGTGGCCTCCGCCGCGCTGGACGACGTTTTTAGCGACGACATCGTCATGCCGGCCGCGGACGGCTATCCGCTCGCCGCGACGCTGTTCCTGCCGCGCGGCAAGAAGCGCCACGCCGTCCTGATCAACTCGGCGACCGCAGTGCCCCGCAAGGTCTATCGCGGCTTTGCCGGCTACCTCGCCCGCCGCGGCTCGGCGGTGCTGACCTATGACTACCGCGGCACCGGCGACAGCAGGCCGATGGCGGCGACCGGCCGCAACAGGCCGAAGTCGCTGGCCGGCTTCAAGGCCACGATGGCGGACTGGGCCGCGCTCGACGCCACCGCCGCGGTGCGCTGGATGCGCGAGCGCTACCGCGACCTGCCCTTCGCCTATGTCGGCCACTCCTTCGGCGGCCAGGCGCTCGGCCTGTTGCCCAACAATACCGAGATCCCGCGTGCGCTGCTGGTCGCGGCGCAGGCCGCACATTGGAAACTGATGGCCTCGCCCGAGCGCTATCGCGTGGTTGCCTTCATGAACGGCATCGGCCTGCCGCTGGCGCGCACGCTCGGCTATGTGCCGGGCTGGTCCGGCCTCGGCATGGACCTGCCGGGGGGCGTGTTCGAGCAGTGGCGCGGCTGGGTGATGCGCGAGCGCTATCTGCTCGACGATCCAGCGTTGGCCGCGCGCGAGAATTTTCCGAAGTTCAAGGGCAGGCTGCGTGCGATCAGCATGACCGACGACACCTGGGCGACGCGGCCCGCGGTCGAGCTGCTGTGCTCGGCCTTCACCTCGATCACGCCCGAGATCATCGCCATCAGTCCCACCGATGTCGGCGCCAAGACGGTCGGCCATTTCGGCTTCTTCCGCAACGACCACCGCGACACGCTGTGGCGCGGCGCCGCGGAATGGCTGGAGGTGGAAGGATAGACGCGAGTTTTCACCGGTGTCGTCGCATCGCCAAGCAGTCCCAACCCAGGTGTCATCGCCCGGCTCGACCGGGCGATCCAGTATTCCAGAGGCCGCGGTGCTTGAGCCGTGAAGCCGCGGCGTACTGGATCGCCCGGTCGAGCCGGACGATGACAGTGTAGGTGTGGACACAGCTTCGCATTCTCGCGACATGAATCGTCCGAGCCTTGCTCTTCGTTTCGCCGCTCTGAATCAGAGGGCGCAGGGAAAGCCGGGTGCCGATCGCACCCATGGGTCCCGTGCAACAAAGAGCACGGGAGGTAGGACCACAGGTGTAACCGGGAACATCCCGGCTTTCCCTGCGCGATGGGTTACGGCTTATTTCGTGCTCTCCCCGGCGAGACTGGGCTTGCTTGTCACCGCCCTCGCAACGCGCACCGCGCAATGCGACGAGACACCTGCCGCTAGGGCGTCAGGACCACACGACTTCACCGTCCGCCTTGATCACGCGTCGTCACTCGTGACCTCGGCGTCTACCGCATCTCACCGCAACACTCCTGACGATGCGCAGCGCCCCTCGATCGGGTGAGACGCACATATTGAACATCTGAGTTGGGTCAAACACCAAGCGGAATATTTTCCGCACGGGGACTGGACAGGGGTAATCACTTTGATCTAATTGGGGAATTTCGCGCTTTGGCGCAGAGCGGTCTTAGCCGTTCTCTCTTGTGTAAACCGCATTTGGGAATCTCAGCGCATGGCTGCCCGTTTTGGGAACAAGCATGTGGAAGGACCCTGTGCAGCTGAAAGCTGCCTACCAAACTTCCATATAATCATCGGAACCAAGGCGGCAGAGGACGAAAGTGTATGGGCAAGAACCGCGGCAAACAGAGGCCGGCGACGCAACCGAAGCAAAAAAGCACTCGCACGGCGGACGAGAGTGCAAGTCTCTCAGTTTCCAATCTGGTCCCGCCGCAGCAATCTAGCGTGCCGTTGGAAGCCGCGACACCCATTGATGCTATCGCGCAAGCCAACCTGCGGCTAACTCGCTGGTTGGTGATATGGACCGCTGTACTCGCAATCGTCGCTGTCGTCACTACTGGCGTTGGCTACGTGCAATGGAGAGCGTTGCTCAAGACTGATGGCACAACGCGCGAAGCGTTCACGGCAGTCCAACGGCCCTTCATCATTGCGACTGGTCTAGCGGCATCCCAAGACCTTCCGGGCTATTGGAGCTTTCAGACGATTTTGGAGAACACTGGCGGCACGCCCACTAAGAACATGACCGTCACAACTGCGGTATCGTTCTCCGTGCCTGTGTTACCCGATAGCCCTGATGATCCTGGAGAATTGAAAAAGCAGTCGAGCGAAGCTTATCCAACT
Coding sequences within:
- a CDS encoding diacylglycerol kinase, producing the protein MLRFWRATINSRNGLAFAIRSEQAIREEVVALVLSVPLAWLVGATVMRRVELVATVVLVLVIELLNTAIEKLADRLTLDHDPQIGRVKDMGSAAVGVALIMAGLFWLFALAERMGAF
- a CDS encoding class II 3-deoxy-7-phosphoheptulonate synthase; its protein translation is MSERWTPDSWRAKKVLQVPDYPDAKALADVEAQLATFPPLVFAGEARNLKRALGRVAAGEAFLLQGGDCAESFAEHGANNIRDFFRVLLQMAVVMTYAGALPVVKVGRIAGQFAKPRSSPTEKQGDVELPSYRGDIVNDIAFTAEARIPDPQRQLMAYRQSAATLNLLRAFATGGFANLGSVHQWMLGFLKDSPQSRRYKELADRISDALNFMRACGLDLESHPELRATDFYTSHEALLLGYEQAMTRVDSTTGDWYATSGHMIWIGDRTRQLDHGHVEYFRGIKNPIGLKCGPSLKPDELLKLIDILNPDNEPGRLTLINRFGADKVGDHLPGLIRAVQREGRVVVWSCDPMHGNTITSTSGYKTRPFDRVLAEVKSFFAIHAAEGTHAGGVHLEMTGQDVTECIGGARAITDEDLNDRYHTVCDPRLNAEQSIDMAFLIAELLKQERAGKVKPMPAAAGL
- a CDS encoding alpha/beta fold hydrolase; this translates as MNAGEIAVASAALDDVFSDDIVMPAADGYPLAATLFLPRGKKRHAVLINSATAVPRKVYRGFAGYLARRGSAVLTYDYRGTGDSRPMAATGRNRPKSLAGFKATMADWAALDATAAVRWMRERYRDLPFAYVGHSFGGQALGLLPNNTEIPRALLVAAQAAHWKLMASPERYRVVAFMNGIGLPLARTLGYVPGWSGLGMDLPGGVFEQWRGWVMRERYLLDDPALAARENFPKFKGRLRAISMTDDTWATRPAVELLCSAFTSITPEIIAISPTDVGAKTVGHFGFFRNDHRDTLWRGAAEWLEVEG